In Halobacillus amylolyticus, the following proteins share a genomic window:
- a CDS encoding galactitol-specific PTS transporter subunit IIC: MQGFVDIIQGFLDLGATVILPVAIFLLGLLFGQKPGKAFRSGLTIGVAFVGIFLVVDLLVNNLGPAAQGMVDRLGVELNVIDVGWPATSSIAWASVVAAFIIPLGLAVNVIMLVTKTTKTMNVDIWNYWHYTFMAAMVYAISGSIIQGLIAAVLFQIVCLKVADWTAPMVSEFYELPGVSIATGSTISYAPGIFLVQLLQKIPGVKNWNADPDTIQKRFGIFGESIFIGLFLGAAIGFLAGYNAGEVIEIGMAMAAVMVLMPRMVKILMEGLMPVSESAREWLSKRFGDREIYIGLDAAVALGHPAVISTALILVPITVVLAVILPGNALLPFGDLATIPFIVAFIVGGARGNIVHSVIVGTVMIALSLYIATDVAPIFTEMAINTDFNMPEGSTKISSIDQGGNLVNWIIFKLFSLFN, encoded by the coding sequence ATGCAAGGGTTTGTTGATATTATACAAGGCTTTTTAGATTTAGGAGCAACAGTAATCCTGCCGGTTGCCATCTTCTTATTAGGTTTACTATTCGGTCAGAAACCAGGTAAAGCTTTTCGCTCCGGTTTAACGATCGGTGTGGCTTTTGTTGGTATTTTCTTAGTTGTAGATTTACTTGTCAATAACTTGGGGCCTGCAGCACAAGGGATGGTTGATAGATTAGGAGTAGAATTAAACGTTATTGATGTAGGTTGGCCGGCGACATCGTCTATTGCCTGGGCATCAGTGGTTGCAGCTTTTATTATTCCCTTAGGTTTAGCTGTAAACGTTATCATGCTTGTTACGAAGACGACAAAAACGATGAACGTGGACATTTGGAACTATTGGCACTATACATTTATGGCAGCCATGGTCTATGCGATTTCAGGGAGTATCATCCAAGGTCTGATCGCTGCCGTACTATTTCAGATTGTTTGTCTTAAAGTCGCTGACTGGACAGCACCGATGGTCAGCGAATTCTATGAATTACCGGGAGTTTCCATCGCAACGGGTAGTACCATTTCCTACGCACCAGGGATTTTCCTCGTACAGTTGCTGCAAAAAATTCCTGGAGTGAAAAACTGGAATGCAGATCCTGACACGATTCAAAAACGATTTGGTATTTTTGGGGAATCCATTTTCATTGGACTGTTTTTAGGTGCAGCGATTGGTTTCCTAGCAGGATACAACGCTGGTGAAGTGATCGAAATTGGTATGGCTATGGCCGCGGTTATGGTACTGATGCCACGTATGGTGAAGATTTTGATGGAAGGTTTAATGCCTGTATCCGAATCAGCCCGTGAATGGTTATCCAAACGATTTGGTGATCGAGAAATTTATATCGGGCTTGATGCAGCCGTTGCCCTTGGGCATCCTGCGGTCATCTCAACAGCACTGATCCTCGTTCCGATTACAGTTGTCCTGGCCGTCATTTTACCAGGGAACGCGTTACTGCCATTTGGCGACTTAGCTACGATTCCTTTCATTGTGGCTTTTATCGTCGGTGGCGCCAGGGGAAATATTGTTCATTCCGTTATTGTGGGGACCGTTATGATTGCTTTGTCACTTTATATCGCAACAGATGTTGCTCCAATCTTTACAGAAATGGCGATCAATACTGATTTTAATATGCCAGAAGGATCCACCAAAATCTCAAGTATTGACCAGGGCGGTAACTTAGTGAACTGGATTATCTTTAAGTTGTTTAGCCTGTTTAATTAA
- a CDS encoding PTS sugar transporter subunit IIA: MSEIFFDESVILLDVEGIAKEEILTVMGRNLVDKELVKESFIQAIIAREGEFATGLPTAGISVAIPHTDVEHVNRKTISVGVLKKAVDFGVMGDESEITPVKLVFMLAMDEAHSQLTLLQQLMQIFQSEETLKYLVSEKNKTSIKHLLEEKLDFMACKGDE; encoded by the coding sequence ATGAGTGAAATCTTTTTTGATGAATCTGTCATTCTACTTGATGTAGAAGGTATCGCGAAAGAAGAAATTTTAACAGTAATGGGCCGTAATCTCGTGGATAAGGAGCTTGTTAAAGAAAGCTTTATCCAAGCTATTATTGCAAGAGAAGGGGAATTTGCCACAGGTTTACCAACAGCCGGTATTTCTGTAGCCATTCCACACACTGATGTAGAGCACGTAAACAGAAAAACCATCAGCGTAGGAGTTTTAAAAAAAGCTGTTGATTTCGGGGTGATGGGGGATGAAAGTGAGATCACACCTGTGAAACTAGTATTTATGCTGGCCATGGATGAAGCACACTCCCAACTAACTTTGCTGCAACAGTTAATGCAAATCTTCCAAAGTGAAGAAACTTTGAAGTATTTAGTAAGTGAAAAAAATAAAACCAGCATTAAACATCTACTAGAAGAAAAATTAGACTTTATGGCATGTAAAGGAGATGAGTAA
- a CDS encoding DUF6904 family protein, with translation MISLENTPNNAGVEVTGDYKDFDALYESLHTIVGEEKEFSSYDGARMRVLGVCYDLRHAIMGNRYIKFVDNGMDEEKMRHLSIITSKENVYLSIHVLWPELLFVTMALNDFVKEYAGKKSKNTYRMMEDKSNIWDAAIANVKMFQSAIAKAIKETIPDTSYSRTINLLIKDYSWTIGYTTQYVDLLNCRFCDMDAEERLKKITIMAKRLAEFGKEYKEVRAEVAEAAKRYKCLPDEIRLKMDYPDEIDW, from the coding sequence ATGATTTCTTTAGAAAACACGCCTAATAATGCAGGGGTAGAAGTTACTGGTGATTATAAGGACTTCGATGCTCTTTATGAATCCCTACATACTATTGTTGGAGAGGAGAAGGAGTTCTCATCCTATGATGGTGCACGCATGAGAGTGCTGGGTGTTTGCTACGACTTGCGCCATGCGATTATGGGAAATCGTTACATTAAATTTGTGGATAACGGGATGGATGAAGAAAAAATGCGGCACCTTTCTATTATTACAAGTAAAGAAAATGTCTACTTGTCGATCCACGTTCTATGGCCTGAACTTCTTTTTGTCACGATGGCCTTAAATGATTTCGTAAAAGAGTATGCAGGGAAAAAGTCCAAAAACACGTATCGGATGATGGAGGATAAATCGAACATTTGGGATGCTGCCATTGCGAATGTGAAGATGTTTCAATCGGCTATTGCTAAAGCTATTAAAGAAACGATTCCTGATACTTCATATAGTCGCACAATAAATCTGTTAATTAAAGATTATAGTTGGACGATCGGGTACACTACGCAGTATGTAGATCTTCTTAATTGCAGGTTCTGTGATATGGATGCTGAAGAACGTCTCAAGAAGATCACGATTATGGCGAAGCGTTTAGCTGAGTTCGGGAAAGAGTACAAGGAAGTACGGGCTGAGGTGGCGGAGGCTGCCAAGAGGTATAAATGTTTACCAGATGAGATTAGACTTAAGATGGATTATCCTGATGAAATTGACTGGTGA
- a CDS encoding BCCT family transporter — protein sequence MSNGYWISLREKVNWPVFILSGGLLLLFVLLSILRVDMVKNYVDIGFELSIRYFGAYWQLLLLATFIVGTGLAFSKYGKVKLGDLNKQPEMSLFKFIAIIVTSGLGAGGVFWAAAEPMYYFMEVPPMHTGIVAGTKEAVAPALAQSYMSWGFTAWAVYGAISTIVIMYAHHNKGMPLKPRTLLYPIFGEKIRNSIWGTLADVFCIIGAAAGTIGPIGFLGLQVSYGVSAVFGWPDTFTTQVFIILALITVVLISTLTGIEKGIQWLSKVNISMAVVIAFFLLIFGPGGFIIDSFISSFGTYTSEFISISTFRTDQEWLGSWMLFFFGWFIGFGPLVSLLVARIAGGRRIREVFLVVAIVAPLAANFWFTILGGTGIFHELKNAGSISAPLMEGGLPAAIIAIAEKMPLGSIMPFIFLILTMLFVVTTVDSMAYSISMSVTGAGDPPKVIRVFWAVIMAVIATILIKIGGGGIGALQSFVVIAAVPVSVLMLPLLWHAPRIAKQLAREQGIIEGKSENKR from the coding sequence ATGTCGAATGGTTATTGGATTTCTTTAAGGGAGAAAGTGAATTGGCCTGTTTTTATTTTAAGTGGCGGCCTCCTTCTCTTATTTGTACTACTTTCAATCCTTAGGGTAGATATGGTTAAAAATTACGTGGACATTGGTTTTGAATTATCGATTCGTTATTTTGGGGCTTATTGGCAGTTGCTTCTGTTAGCGACGTTTATTGTAGGGACTGGATTAGCTTTTTCAAAATATGGAAAGGTAAAGCTTGGGGACCTGAATAAACAACCGGAGATGAGTCTTTTTAAATTTATTGCCATAATCGTTACTTCAGGGTTAGGGGCTGGAGGAGTTTTCTGGGCTGCCGCCGAGCCTATGTATTACTTTATGGAAGTCCCGCCCATGCATACAGGGATTGTAGCTGGGACGAAAGAGGCAGTGGCACCAGCGCTTGCTCAAAGCTATATGTCATGGGGCTTCACGGCTTGGGCAGTTTATGGTGCTATCAGCACAATTGTGATCATGTATGCCCATCACAATAAGGGCATGCCTCTCAAGCCGAGAACACTTTTGTACCCTATTTTTGGCGAAAAAATTCGTAATAGTATTTGGGGAACACTGGCTGATGTTTTTTGTATTATTGGAGCAGCAGCTGGAACGATCGGCCCGATTGGATTTCTTGGCTTACAAGTGAGTTATGGAGTCAGCGCTGTGTTTGGATGGCCAGACACGTTTACTACACAGGTTTTCATCATTTTAGCTCTCATCACTGTTGTTTTAATCTCTACATTAACTGGTATTGAGAAAGGGATTCAATGGTTAAGTAAAGTAAACATTAGTATGGCTGTTGTCATTGCTTTCTTCTTATTGATCTTTGGACCGGGTGGGTTTATTATCGATTCTTTCATCTCATCCTTTGGGACTTATACTAGCGAGTTTATTTCGATTAGCACGTTTCGAACTGATCAGGAATGGTTAGGAAGTTGGATGCTCTTTTTCTTCGGCTGGTTCATAGGCTTTGGCCCGTTAGTTTCTCTGCTTGTGGCTAGAATTGCTGGGGGAAGAAGGATTAGAGAGGTATTCCTTGTGGTTGCCATCGTTGCACCCTTAGCAGCCAATTTTTGGTTTACGATTCTAGGCGGGACAGGGATTTTCCATGAGTTGAAGAATGCAGGCTCCATCAGTGCTCCTTTAATGGAGGGTGGGCTGCCAGCTGCGATCATCGCCATTGCAGAAAAGATGCCATTAGGTTCTATTATGCCGTTCATCTTCCTTATTTTAACCATGCTCTTCGTCGTAACTACGGTCGACTCAATGGCCTATTCAATCTCGATGAGTGTGACAGGGGCAGGGGATCCGCCGAAAGTAATTCGTGTGTTTTGGGCAGTGATTATGGCGGTGATTGCCACGATTTTAATTAAAATTGGTGGCGGTGGGATCGGAGCATTACAATCATTTGTCGTGATTGCTGCTGTTCCCGTCTCAGTTTTAATGCTTCCACTACTGTGGCATGCGCCCCGGATCGCGAAACAATTAGCTCGAGAACAAGGAATAATCGAAGGAAAATCTGAGAATAAAAGGTAA
- a CDS encoding zinc-binding dehydrogenase, producing MKALVKTELGFGHLEIQDKEEPHVGKDQVKIEVIYAGICGSDIHTYEGHYKVGVPVTLGHEFSGKVVEVGEGVTEFKTGDRVTSETTFYICGECKYCKAGDFNLCNYRKGLGTQQDGGFAKYLIARKDSVHHLPDHVDDRSAAMTEPLACTHHAVMKTEIIVGDVVVVIGPGPIGLFTAQVAKSRGAKVLITGLTHDKVRLDKARELGIDYAVDTQEQDIKELVNSLTDGYGADVVFECSGAAPAAKQGLDLLRKKGQYGQVGIFHQPEVSFDLEKIIQKEIRVVGSRSQKSADWAPSLELMNNGSVNAKAMVTHEFDISQWEEAYQAIKSGEAIKVLLTPVD from the coding sequence ATGAAAGCACTAGTAAAAACAGAACTCGGTTTTGGCCATCTGGAAATTCAAGATAAGGAAGAACCACATGTCGGTAAAGATCAAGTGAAAATTGAAGTGATCTATGCAGGAATCTGTGGGTCTGATATTCATACCTATGAAGGGCATTACAAAGTTGGCGTCCCCGTGACCTTAGGGCATGAATTTTCCGGAAAAGTTGTTGAAGTTGGGGAAGGGGTGACAGAGTTTAAGACTGGCGACCGTGTAACTTCAGAAACAACTTTCTATATTTGCGGTGAGTGTAAATATTGTAAGGCCGGTGATTTCAATCTATGTAATTATCGAAAAGGACTTGGCACACAACAGGACGGCGGCTTTGCGAAGTATTTAATTGCCCGTAAAGACAGTGTCCATCATCTTCCTGATCATGTAGATGATCGGTCCGCAGCCATGACGGAGCCTTTAGCATGTACACATCACGCTGTTATGAAAACCGAGATCATTGTGGGAGATGTTGTCGTTGTTATTGGTCCTGGCCCGATTGGTTTATTTACGGCGCAGGTCGCCAAAAGTCGTGGTGCTAAAGTTCTTATCACTGGTTTAACACATGACAAAGTTCGTTTAGATAAAGCGAGAGAATTAGGGATTGATTATGCAGTGGATACGCAGGAACAAGATATTAAAGAACTGGTGAACAGCCTGACAGATGGCTATGGGGCAGACGTTGTCTTTGAATGCTCGGGTGCTGCTCCTGCCGCTAAACAGGGACTTGATCTGTTACGTAAAAAAGGGCAATACGGGCAGGTGGGGATTTTTCACCAACCAGAAGTTTCCTTCGATCTTGAAAAAATCATTCAAAAAGAAATCCGCGTTGTAGGAAGCAGAAGTCAAAAATCAGCTGACTGGGCGCCCTCTCTTGAATTAATGAATAACGGAAGCGTCAATGCCAAAGCGATGGTGACACATGAATTTGATATTTCCCAATGGGAGGAAGCATATCAAGCTATTAAAAGTGGGGAAGCGATCAAAGTTTTGTTAACTCCTGTTGATTAA
- a CDS encoding galactitol-1-phosphate 5-dehydrogenase yields MRALNLYGEQDIRFEESPEPIIEQTVDVIVKVKAVGICGSDISRYKKLGPYVEGMTFGHEFAGEVTEVGSGVEGIKVGDRVTGCPTYYCGECLNCQKGELSRCEKLTVIGARHPGAYAEYVKLPGEHIVPLPDNVDYGTAALVEPSSVVAHGFYRTSIQPGAEVAVMGCGSIGLLAVQWAKIFGAKKVYAIDIDDSKLEVAKQVGADVLINSLETPAHEQILEHTNGIGVDLAVESAGSPITSAQVFALPKKGGEVVFMGIPYSDINIERFYFERIVRNELKVLGSWNAISAPFPGKEWRSSIHYMSTGQINVKPMISHQLDLKQGPETFDHLINRRGSYVKVLFYPEKG; encoded by the coding sequence ATGAGAGCCCTTAATCTTTATGGTGAACAGGATATACGTTTTGAAGAATCACCAGAACCGATCATTGAACAAACAGTTGATGTCATCGTCAAAGTAAAAGCTGTTGGGATCTGTGGTTCAGATATATCCAGATACAAAAAGCTAGGGCCTTATGTAGAAGGGATGACATTTGGCCACGAGTTTGCAGGAGAAGTTACTGAGGTTGGATCAGGTGTTGAAGGTATTAAGGTAGGCGACCGTGTGACAGGCTGCCCAACGTACTATTGCGGTGAATGTCTAAACTGTCAAAAAGGTGAATTATCACGCTGTGAAAAACTAACCGTGATAGGAGCACGTCACCCCGGCGCCTACGCCGAATATGTAAAATTACCAGGAGAGCATATCGTCCCACTTCCAGACAATGTGGATTACGGTACAGCAGCATTGGTCGAACCATCTTCTGTTGTAGCCCACGGTTTTTACCGTACAAGTATCCAGCCAGGAGCAGAAGTAGCGGTTATGGGATGTGGAAGTATTGGGTTACTTGCGGTCCAATGGGCAAAAATTTTCGGCGCGAAGAAAGTGTATGCCATTGATATTGATGATTCTAAGCTTGAAGTAGCTAAACAAGTAGGGGCAGACGTATTAATAAATTCACTGGAAACGCCAGCACATGAGCAGATTCTTGAACACACAAATGGTATCGGGGTTGATTTAGCAGTAGAATCAGCTGGATCTCCCATCACTTCTGCCCAAGTATTCGCTCTTCCTAAAAAGGGCGGGGAAGTCGTCTTCATGGGGATTCCTTACTCAGATATTAATATTGAACGTTTTTATTTTGAAAGAATTGTACGTAATGAGTTAAAAGTATTAGGGTCGTGGAATGCGATTTCGGCTCCTTTTCCAGGCAAAGAGTGGCGATCTTCTATTCACTACATGAGCACGGGTCAAATTAACGTTAAACCGATGATTTCTCATCAGTTGGATTTGAAACAGGGGCCTGAAACGTTTGATCATTTGATTAATAGAAGGGGTTCTTATGTGAAGGTGTTGTTTTATCCTGAGAAAGGGTAA
- a CDS encoding PTS sugar transporter subunit IIB — protein MEKKQVLVACGAGIATSTVVNGAIEEMAKEHNLKVDLVQIKIAEVGGYIDTADLLVTTAMTKKEYSFPVINARSFLTGIGTEDTKQQILDELKK, from the coding sequence ATGGAAAAGAAACAAGTATTGGTCGCATGTGGAGCAGGGATTGCAACATCTACGGTGGTTAATGGTGCTATTGAAGAAATGGCAAAAGAACATAATCTAAAGGTTGATTTAGTTCAAATCAAGATTGCTGAGGTAGGCGGCTATATAGATACCGCGGATTTACTCGTGACGACAGCGATGACGAAGAAAGAGTACTCATTCCCAGTTATTAATGCACGCTCATTCCTAACCGGTATTGGAACAGAAGATACGAAACAACAAATTTTAGATGAACTTAAAAAATAA
- a CDS encoding PTS sugar transporter subunit IIB, translated as MKKKQVLVACGAGIATSTVVNGAIKEMAKEHDLKVDLVQIKVAEVGSYVDTADLLVTTAMTKKEYPFPVINARSFLTGIGTEDTKKQILEELQK; from the coding sequence ATGAAAAAGAAACAAGTATTGGTGGCATGTGGAGCAGGCATTGCAACATCTACGGTGGTTAATGGTGCTATCAAAGAAATGGCCAAAGAACATGACCTAAAAGTTGACCTAGTTCAAATTAAAGTTGCTGAGGTAGGCAGCTATGTAGATACCGCGGATTTACTCGTAACCACTGCCATGACGAAGAAAGAATACCCATTCCCAGTTATCAATGCACGCTCATTCCTAACCGGTATTGGGACTGAAGATACGAAAAAGCAAATATTAGAGGAGCTACAGAAATAA
- a CDS encoding coiled-coil domain-containing protein, producing MSMTLMMVGLSGVVVMIVVLLLGLILKTGKLKRNTIILTAFFVSFIAGITTSPPPTPEEALRASTIYKEKEKMKEEVKKIEIEFEQVKDEIRDSQRKSNKELLEAQNELKKIKSDIQVESDNLTSKKEEFAEVSSYINKKGSLIKEIEQLKKEVDSANDEIGNKEKERKAKESDLNTLEDKIKTEENKLTTLEGKIKTREDELEDIGNVINKKKTEPITLIAGQYMVGSDIPVGRYQVTNVGRGTNFFVYGSDGYAIVNTILGDDHGSGDYVFFTEEGNVIETHGKVKLIPVD from the coding sequence ATGTCAATGACTCTAATGATGGTAGGCCTTTCTGGTGTTGTCGTAATGATTGTCGTGTTACTGCTCGGACTCATTTTGAAAACCGGTAAACTTAAACGTAATACCATAATCTTAACTGCTTTCTTTGTTAGTTTTATTGCCGGTATAACCACCTCCCCACCCCCTACCCCTGAAGAAGCCTTGAGGGCATCTACGATTTACAAGGAAAAAGAGAAAATGAAGGAAGAAGTAAAGAAAATAGAAATTGAATTCGAGCAGGTGAAGGACGAGATTCGTGATTCTCAAAGAAAGTCAAATAAAGAATTATTAGAGGCTCAAAATGAATTAAAAAAGATAAAGTCTGATATACAAGTTGAAAGCGATAACCTAACCAGCAAAAAAGAGGAATTTGCCGAAGTTTCATCCTATATAAACAAAAAGGGCTCCCTCATAAAAGAGATTGAACAATTGAAGAAAGAAGTCGATTCAGCAAACGATGAAATAGGGAATAAAGAAAAAGAGAGGAAGGCTAAGGAAAGCGACTTAAATACTCTTGAAGATAAAATTAAAACGGAGGAAAATAAGCTAACTACACTGGAAGGAAAAATTAAAACGAGAGAAGATGAATTAGAGGACATTGGAAATGTAATTAATAAAAAGAAAACTGAACCTATTACGCTAATTGCCGGTCAGTATATGGTAGGATCCGATATACCAGTGGGACGATATCAAGTAACCAATGTTGGTCGTGGAACCAACTTTTTCGTGTATGGTTCCGATGGCTATGCAATCGTTAATACAATATTAGGGGACGATCATGGTAGTGGAGATTATGTGTTTTTTACAGAAGAAGGAAATGTCATAGAAACGCATGGAAAAGTAAAATTAATTCCAGTTGATTAA